In Juglans regia cultivar Chandler chromosome 13, Walnut 2.0, whole genome shotgun sequence, the following proteins share a genomic window:
- the LOC109003787 gene encoding uncharacterized protein LOC109003787: MMISWIQSRSARSRINSRDLVSNWKSKSIHCIGVLFTDPSNSRSYTSQALNHPSGRILNQYVHPLKFASGETYSVLQSSSLQHWFKNWQKLREHKLTASTFAAAIGFWRRRRVQLWLEKIGAIEPFSGNLATCWNNIKEEEALERYKLITGNTVLFPEFQVYGERNPEDDWLAGSPDGVVDRLVYDLPSRGVLEIKCPFFNGDMSQAVPWSRVPLYCIPQAQGLMEIMDKDWMDFYVWTPKGSSLFRLYRDIEYWDVLKMALSDFWWKHVQPTKELCSKSVITNPLTQLRSLRPAPRHELCSYIVYESKHVVDNSKLVMREIYGILQN, translated from the exons ATGATGATTTCGTGGATACAGAGCAGGAGTGCCAGGAGTAGAATAAATTCCAGAGACTTAGT ATCAAACTGGAAGAGTAAGAGTATCCATTGCATAGGTGTGCTCTTTACAGATCCTAGCAATAGTAGGAGCTACACTAGCCAGGCTCTTAATCATCCCTCTGGGAGAATCTTGAATCAATATGTTCACCCTCTAAAATTTGCGTCTGGTGAAACTTATTCTGTTCTTCAATCAAGTAGTCTTCAGCACTGGTTCAAAAACTGGCAAAAACTCAGGGAGCATAAATTGACAGCAAGCACTTTTGCTGCAGCTATTGGGTTTTGGCGTCGCCGAAGGGTTCAGCTGTGGTTAGAGAAAATTGGGGCAATTGAGCCATTTTCTGGAAACCTGGCTACCTGTTGGAACAATATTAAAGAAGAGGAAGCACTTGAAAGATACAAGCTCATAACCGGTAATACTGTTTTGTTTCCTGAATTTCAGGTCTATGGTGAGAGAAACCCAGAAGATGATTGGCTAGCAGGTTCACCAGATGGAGTAGTTGACAGGCTGGTTTATGATTTGCCTTCACGGGGAGTGCTTGAGATAAAGTGTCCATTTTTCAATGGAGATATGAGCCAGGCTGTCCCTTGGTCACGAGTCCCTCTTTACTGTATTCCACAAGCTCAGGGTTTAATGGAAATAATGGACAAGGATTGGATGGATTTCTATGTTTGGACTCCTAAAGGGAGTAGTCTATTTCGGCTATACAGAGATATAGAATACTGGGATGTGTTGAAAATGGCACTCTCTGATTTCTGGTGGAAACATGTCCAGCCAACCAAGGAGTTGTGCAGTAAATCTGTAATCACGAATCCTCTCACTCAATTACGTTCACTTAGGCCAGCTCCTAGGCATGAGTTATGTAGTTATATAGTTTATGAAAGTAAGCATGTTGTCGATAACTCCAAGTTGGTGATGCGTGAAATTTATGGAATACTCCAAAACTGA